Proteins co-encoded in one uncultured Draconibacterium sp. genomic window:
- the scpA gene encoding methylmalonyl-CoA mutase, translating to MKPNFKDINIKAATEQAKASDWAAKNNIKKDWVTPEQIPVKPVYTKEDLEGMEHLNYAAGLAPYLRGPYSAMYAMRPWTIRQYAGFSTAEESNAFYRRNLAAGQKGLSVAFDLATHRGYDSDHERVVGDVGKAGVAIDSILDMKILFDQIPLDKMSVSMTMNGAVLPVLAFYIVTGLEQGATLEQLSGTIQNDILKEFMVRNTYIYPPEFSMKIIADIFEFTSQKMPKFNSISISGYHMQEAGATADIEMAYTLADGLDYLRTGVKAGLDIDAFAPRLSFFWAVGMNHFMEIAKMRAARMIWAKLVKQFNPKNPKSMALRTHSQTSGWSLTEQDPFNNVGRTAIEAMAATLGGTQSLHTNALDEAIALPTDFSARIARNTQLYIQQETELCRSADPWAGSYYVEALTHELAQKAWAHIEEVEKLGGMAKAIETGVPKMRIEEAAARAQGRIDGGSQTIVGINKYRLDKEDPIDILDIDNTAVRKSQIERLEKLRAERNEEDVQKALEAITKAAETGKGNLLAIAVEAAQKRASLGEISDACEKIAGRYKAVIRTIEGVYKAEAQDKSEFQEAQALAKKFAELQGRQPRIMVAKMGQDGHDRGAKVVATGYADLGFDVDMGPLFQTPEESAKQAVENDVHVVGVSSLAAGHKTLVPAIIAELKKLGREDIMVICGGVIPHQDYQYLYDAGAVAIFGPGTSVAGAGKKILEILIEAYKED from the coding sequence ATGAAACCGAATTTTAAAGATATAAACATAAAAGCAGCTACCGAGCAGGCGAAAGCATCTGACTGGGCTGCAAAAAATAACATCAAAAAAGACTGGGTAACACCGGAGCAGATTCCCGTTAAACCAGTTTACACCAAAGAAGACCTTGAAGGAATGGAGCACCTGAACTATGCAGCAGGTTTGGCACCTTACCTTCGCGGGCCTTATTCGGCAATGTACGCCATGCGTCCATGGACAATTCGTCAGTATGCTGGGTTCTCAACTGCCGAAGAATCAAATGCCTTCTACCGTCGTAACTTAGCGGCAGGTCAGAAAGGTTTGTCAGTGGCATTCGACCTTGCTACACACCGCGGATACGACTCAGACCACGAACGTGTGGTTGGCGACGTTGGTAAAGCCGGTGTGGCTATCGACTCTATCCTGGATATGAAGATTCTTTTCGATCAGATTCCATTGGATAAGATGTCGGTATCGATGACCATGAACGGTGCTGTTCTTCCTGTATTGGCATTCTACATTGTTACAGGTTTGGAACAAGGCGCCACATTAGAGCAACTTTCAGGAACAATTCAGAACGATATTCTGAAAGAATTTATGGTGCGTAACACTTACATTTACCCACCTGAATTCTCGATGAAAATTATTGCCGACATTTTTGAGTTTACTTCTCAAAAGATGCCAAAATTCAACTCGATCTCAATTTCGGGTTACCACATGCAGGAAGCTGGTGCAACTGCCGACATTGAAATGGCATACACCCTTGCCGACGGTTTGGATTACTTACGCACAGGTGTTAAAGCCGGTTTAGATATCGATGCATTTGCGCCACGCTTGTCGTTCTTCTGGGCGGTTGGAATGAACCACTTTATGGAAATTGCAAAAATGCGTGCCGCTCGTATGATTTGGGCAAAACTGGTTAAACAGTTTAATCCTAAAAATCCAAAATCGATGGCACTGCGTACACACTCGCAAACTTCGGGTTGGTCGCTAACTGAGCAGGATCCGTTTAACAACGTTGGCCGTACTGCTATTGAAGCAATGGCTGCAACCCTGGGGGGAACGCAAAGTTTGCACACCAACGCATTGGATGAAGCGATTGCATTACCAACCGACTTCTCGGCACGTATTGCACGTAACACTCAGTTATACATCCAACAGGAAACTGAATTGTGTCGTTCGGCTGATCCATGGGCAGGTTCATATTACGTTGAAGCATTAACTCACGAGCTGGCACAAAAAGCGTGGGCACATATAGAAGAGGTTGAGAAACTTGGCGGTATGGCTAAAGCAATTGAAACCGGTGTTCCCAAAATGCGTATCGAAGAAGCTGCAGCACGTGCACAAGGACGTATTGATGGTGGATCACAAACAATTGTAGGGATTAACAAATATCGTTTGGACAAAGAAGATCCGATTGATATTTTAGATATCGACAACACTGCAGTTCGTAAGTCGCAAATCGAAAGATTGGAAAAATTGCGTGCTGAGCGTAACGAAGAAGACGTACAAAAAGCATTGGAAGCGATTACCAAAGCTGCTGAAACTGGTAAAGGAAACTTACTGGCTATAGCTGTTGAAGCGGCACAGAAACGTGCTTCGCTAGGTGAAATTTCAGATGCTTGCGAGAAAATTGCAGGACGTTATAAAGCAGTAATCAGAACTATTGAAGGCGTGTATAAAGCAGAAGCACAAGACAAGTCTGAATTCCAGGAAGCTCAGGCTTTAGCGAAGAAATTCGCAGAATTGCAAGGTCGCCAACCACGTATTATGGTTGCAAAAATGGGTCAGGACGGACACGACCGCGGAGCAAAAGTTGTTGCTACCGGTTATGCCGACCTTGGTTTCGATGTGGATATGGGACCATTATTCCAGACTCCGGAAGAAAGTGCTAAACAAGCCGTTGAAAACGACGTGCATGTTGTAGGTGTTTCTTCACTGGCAGCAGGTCATAAAACACTGGTTCCGGCTATTATTGCTGAGTTGAAAAAACTGGGTCGCGAGGATATTATGGTAATTTGTGGTGGTGTTATTCCTCATCAGGATTACCAATACTTGTACGATGCAGGTGCTGTAGCCATTTTTGGCCCTGGTACCAGCGTTGCAGGTGCAGGTAAAAAAATCCTTGAGATTTTGATTGAAGCCTACAAGGAAGATTAG
- a CDS encoding methylmalonyl-CoA mutase family protein — translation MADKEQKLFTDFAPITTEEWEAKINADLKGKDYERALVWKTYEGFKVRPYYRQENLAGKDYLESLPGEFPYVRGNNKTNNDWFIRQNIFVTDFEEANKKALEVLGKGITSLGFLFSECGSVTKESLGVLLKDICLEAAEVNLVCPCDNCNCAEAFSAYVSEGNWDNDKVVASASIDPIGTFTLKGKLEEDAVKKLVQAVEAAKAVKNFRVIAVHGKFFANSGSSIAQELAFSLAQGTEYLTQLTEAGVSVDDAAKAIKFNMGISNNYFMEIAKLRAGRLLWSKIVEAYGPECKCSAKMIVHSETNRFNKTVYDPYVNMLRTQTEAMSATLGGAHSVTVLPFNAIYEETTPFSERIARNQQILLKEESHFDKIADPSAGSYYIETLTEALADQAWELFLAVQEKGGFIAAFKEGFVQAEVKAMAADRNKKIAQRRENLLGTNQFPNFTEEMKADFDGSLFEAVDLTEEGAEVETLKPYRGAQPFETLRYTTDMYARENKRPLAFMLTIGNLTFRKARAQFACNFFAVAGFDVQDNNGFATVEEGVAAAKAAGADIVVVCSSDDEYAEIVPAVAEQLGEEILVVAGAPACADELKAKGITNFIHVKSNILDELKGYQEKLGI, via the coding sequence ATGGCAGATAAAGAGCAAAAACTGTTCACCGATTTTGCACCCATCACAACAGAAGAGTGGGAAGCAAAAATTAATGCCGATTTAAAAGGCAAAGACTACGAGCGCGCTCTAGTTTGGAAAACCTACGAGGGATTCAAAGTGCGTCCGTATTACCGTCAGGAAAACCTTGCAGGAAAAGACTACCTGGAAAGCTTACCGGGAGAATTTCCATATGTGCGGGGAAACAATAAAACCAACAATGATTGGTTCATTCGTCAAAACATCTTTGTTACCGATTTTGAAGAAGCGAACAAAAAAGCTTTAGAAGTACTTGGAAAAGGGATTACCTCTTTGGGGTTTCTTTTCAGTGAATGTGGTTCGGTTACCAAGGAAAGCCTGGGAGTGTTGTTAAAAGACATTTGTCTGGAAGCAGCCGAAGTTAACCTGGTTTGCCCTTGCGATAACTGCAACTGCGCCGAGGCTTTTTCAGCTTACGTTTCGGAAGGCAACTGGGACAACGACAAAGTGGTTGCTTCGGCATCCATCGATCCCATTGGTACTTTCACTTTAAAAGGGAAACTGGAAGAAGATGCAGTAAAAAAACTGGTTCAGGCTGTTGAGGCTGCAAAAGCCGTTAAGAATTTCCGCGTAATTGCCGTTCACGGAAAATTCTTCGCAAACAGCGGATCATCAATCGCTCAGGAGTTGGCATTTTCGCTGGCACAAGGTACTGAGTACTTAACACAATTAACCGAAGCCGGTGTTAGTGTTGACGACGCAGCCAAAGCGATAAAATTCAACATGGGAATCAGCAACAACTATTTTATGGAAATAGCTAAGTTGCGTGCCGGCCGACTTTTATGGTCGAAGATTGTTGAAGCTTACGGCCCAGAGTGCAAGTGTTCGGCAAAAATGATCGTTCACAGCGAAACGAACCGCTTTAACAAAACGGTTTACGATCCGTATGTAAACATGCTGCGTACACAAACCGAAGCGATGTCTGCCACTTTGGGTGGTGCACACTCGGTAACTGTGCTTCCTTTTAACGCTATTTACGAAGAAACTACTCCGTTCTCGGAGCGAATTGCACGTAACCAGCAGATCCTTTTAAAAGAAGAATCGCATTTCGATAAGATTGCCGATCCTTCAGCAGGTTCGTACTACATTGAAACACTTACTGAAGCGCTGGCCGATCAGGCCTGGGAACTTTTCCTTGCCGTTCAGGAAAAAGGTGGTTTCATTGCTGCTTTCAAAGAAGGATTTGTTCAGGCTGAGGTTAAAGCAATGGCCGCTGACCGTAACAAAAAAATCGCTCAGCGTCGTGAAAACCTGTTAGGAACCAACCAGTTCCCTAACTTCACTGAAGAAATGAAGGCTGATTTCGATGGTTCACTATTCGAAGCAGTTGACCTGACTGAAGAAGGTGCTGAAGTGGAAACACTGAAACCTTACCGTGGTGCTCAACCATTTGAGACATTGCGCTACACTACCGATATGTACGCTCGCGAAAACAAACGCCCGCTGGCATTTATGCTTACCATTGGTAATCTTACTTTCCGCAAGGCACGTGCACAATTCGCCTGTAACTTTTTTGCAGTTGCCGGATTCGATGTACAGGATAACAACGGATTTGCAACAGTTGAAGAAGGTGTTGCAGCAGCAAAAGCAGCAGGCGCCGACATTGTTGTGGTTTGTAGTTCGGATGATGAGTATGCTGAAATTGTTCCTGCAGTAGCTGAGCAATTGGGTGAAGAAATTTTGGTTGTTGCCGGAGCTCCTGCTTGTGCAGACGAGTTAAAAGCAAAAGGTATCACAAACTTCATTCACGTAAAAAGCAACATTTTGGACGAGTTAAAAGGTTACCAAGAAAAACTGGGGATATAA
- a CDS encoding peroxiredoxin family protein, which produces MKTIIAILLAFIFVPAFSQPHANVKTGDKIIDFNARLIDGREVTLNEFYDESPLVLIVLRGWPEYQCPVCSRQVGEFVAEADQFKEYGAKVLMIYPGPSKVLQEKVEEFTEDFAFPDGFYFALDPNYSMVNKYGLRWDAPKETAYPSTFVIDKTGNVLFPKVSSSHGGRADVEEVVGALKGL; this is translated from the coding sequence ATGAAAACAATTATTGCCATTTTGTTAGCTTTTATTTTTGTTCCGGCATTTTCGCAACCTCATGCTAACGTAAAAACCGGAGATAAAATCATTGATTTTAATGCACGGTTGATCGACGGCAGAGAAGTTACGCTAAATGAATTTTACGATGAGTCGCCGCTTGTTCTAATAGTTCTCAGGGGATGGCCCGAATATCAGTGCCCGGTTTGTAGCCGGCAGGTTGGCGAGTTTGTAGCCGAAGCAGATCAATTTAAAGAGTACGGAGCAAAGGTGCTTATGATTTACCCCGGACCATCAAAGGTGTTGCAGGAGAAAGTAGAGGAATTTACGGAAGACTTCGCTTTTCCTGATGGATTTTATTTTGCTCTTGATCCGAATTATTCGATGGTAAATAAATATGGTTTGAGGTGGGACGCTCCAAAAGAAACAGCTTATCCGTCAACATTTGTGATTGATAAAACTGGTAATGTACTTTTTCCCAAAGTGAGCTCAAGCCATGGGGGAAGAGCTGATGTGGAAGAGGTTGTTGGAGCTTTGAAAGGTTTGTAA
- a CDS encoding fasciclin domain-containing protein: MKTSETFRKTKIRFNLLPVLLLAMVIGFSSCNDDDDDPMPEPEMEETIVDVAVEAGSFSVLIQAAQKAGLADFLSTEQNITVFAPTDDAFAALLTDLGASSLDDIDAATLAAILKYHVVGDLAYSNNLSSGAVATLNTDSPDETPLSLLVNVDGGVMVNDANVTTADVMASNGVIHVIDKVLLPPTVVDLATYSDNFSSLVSAVVKADLAGTLSGDGPFTVFAPTNDAFAALFAALGISGLDEVSIEDLTSILKYHVIGDNVLSTELSAGSVAAISGEDIDVTIDGDVMLNGTVTVAVTDIQGINGVIHVIDAVLVPEALKPNTIADIAMANSEFSILVEALMKADLVGAVSDSEAELTVFAPTNDAFTALLSDLGASSLDDIPVETLTNILLYHVIGSKAMSADLATGYFPTLSTFSDNNMSMYIEVGDGVTINGSTMVTAADIEADNGVIHVVDKVILPPSVVDIAIANENFSTLVSAVVKAGLVDALSAEGPFTVFAPTNAAFDALFADLGVSGIDDLTAEQLTPILMYHVVSGNVLSTALTDGEVPTLKEGSNITVDLSSGVMINESKVIAADVQGANGVVHVIDKVLIPE, from the coding sequence ATGAAAACGAGTGAAACTTTTAGGAAAACAAAAATCCGGTTTAATTTATTACCGGTACTATTATTGGCAATGGTTATTGGTTTTTCGTCGTGTAACGACGATGACGATGATCCGATGCCGGAACCAGAAATGGAAGAAACGATTGTAGACGTAGCTGTAGAGGCAGGTTCGTTTAGTGTATTGATTCAGGCAGCTCAAAAAGCAGGACTGGCAGATTTTTTAAGCACCGAGCAAAACATCACCGTTTTTGCTCCAACCGATGATGCATTTGCAGCTTTGTTAACAGACTTGGGTGCAAGTAGTCTTGATGATATAGATGCCGCTACTTTGGCAGCGATTCTAAAATATCATGTTGTGGGTGATTTGGCCTATTCAAATAATCTTTCTTCGGGTGCAGTAGCAACATTAAATACTGATTCACCAGATGAAACCCCACTTTCACTTTTGGTAAATGTTGATGGTGGTGTAATGGTTAACGATGCAAACGTAACTACTGCTGATGTTATGGCATCAAACGGTGTAATTCACGTTATCGATAAAGTGTTGCTGCCACCAACAGTTGTTGATCTGGCAACTTATTCCGATAATTTCTCATCGTTGGTTAGCGCAGTGGTAAAAGCTGATCTGGCCGGGACTTTAAGCGGTGACGGACCATTTACTGTATTTGCACCAACTAACGATGCATTTGCAGCACTTTTTGCAGCACTTGGAATTTCAGGGCTGGATGAAGTTAGTATTGAGGATCTGACTTCGATATTAAAATACCACGTAATTGGAGACAATGTATTGTCAACCGAACTTTCGGCGGGATCAGTTGCCGCAATTTCGGGCGAAGACATTGATGTGACCATTGATGGCGATGTAATGCTTAACGGAACAGTTACTGTTGCCGTAACTGATATACAGGGAATAAATGGTGTAATTCATGTAATTGATGCTGTTTTGGTTCCTGAAGCTTTAAAGCCGAATACCATAGCAGACATTGCTATGGCTAACTCGGAGTTTTCGATTCTGGTTGAGGCGCTTATGAAAGCAGACTTAGTTGGTGCTGTTTCGGATAGTGAGGCAGAATTGACTGTTTTTGCGCCAACCAACGATGCTTTCACTGCGCTTCTTTCAGATTTAGGAGCAAGTTCACTGGATGATATTCCGGTAGAAACGCTAACCAATATTTTATTGTATCACGTAATTGGAAGTAAAGCCATGTCAGCAGATTTGGCGACAGGTTATTTCCCAACATTATCAACCTTTAGCGATAATAACATGTCGATGTATATTGAAGTAGGAGACGGTGTAACGATCAACGGTAGCACAATGGTAACCGCTGCTGATATTGAAGCTGATAATGGAGTGATTCATGTGGTTGATAAAGTTATTCTTCCGCCATCGGTAGTTGATATTGCCATTGCAAACGAAAATTTCAGTACCCTGGTTAGTGCAGTAGTTAAAGCTGGTTTGGTTGATGCCTTGAGTGCCGAAGGACCATTTACCGTATTTGCTCCAACAAATGCTGCTTTCGATGCATTGTTTGCTGATCTTGGAGTTTCTGGAATTGATGATCTGACTGCTGAGCAGTTGACACCAATTCTTATGTATCATGTAGTTTCAGGCAACGTGCTTTCAACTGCTCTTACAGATGGAGAAGTTCCTACTTTAAAAGAGGGAAGTAACATTACTGTAGATCTTTCATCCGGTGTAATGATAAACGAAAGTAAGGTGATTGCAGCCGATGTACAG
- a CDS encoding LytTR family DNA-binding domain-containing protein, translating into MTNYNAIIIDDEKNVQEALKILLQRNCPNINICDTANSASQGRELLSQWDVQLIFLDISMPGENGFDFLDSIQKEDYAIIFTTAYEEYALRAIKTNAIDYLLKPIDPEELKEAVTKATSHLDLRRQNRDIQKTYGESLNNLTKQANEGLVYAPKITIIQKFGFQIIEIEKIRYIEADGAYSVIHLSGLNKIVSSKPVGDIEKILDPSIFVRIHKSTLINLNFLRGFSSLEGNYAIMDDETKLAISRRKYNEFKEAVSKYSKSIE; encoded by the coding sequence ATGACCAATTACAACGCCATAATAATCGACGACGAGAAGAATGTTCAGGAGGCTTTAAAGATCTTACTTCAGCGCAATTGCCCAAACATTAACATATGCGATACGGCCAATTCGGCCAGCCAGGGGCGCGAATTATTAAGCCAATGGGATGTACAATTGATCTTCCTCGATATTTCAATGCCAGGAGAAAATGGCTTCGATTTTCTGGATAGTATTCAGAAAGAAGATTACGCTATTATATTTACCACTGCCTACGAAGAATATGCCTTACGCGCTATAAAAACAAACGCAATTGATTACCTGCTTAAACCCATTGACCCGGAAGAATTAAAAGAAGCCGTAACCAAGGCAACGTCGCATCTTGATCTTCGCCGGCAAAACCGGGATATACAAAAAACATATGGAGAATCGTTAAACAATCTTACCAAACAAGCTAACGAAGGTCTTGTGTATGCTCCCAAAATAACCATAATTCAGAAGTTTGGTTTTCAGATTATTGAAATAGAAAAGATCAGGTATATTGAAGCCGATGGAGCTTATTCAGTAATTCATCTGTCGGGCCTCAATAAAATAGTATCGAGCAAACCAGTTGGAGACATTGAAAAAATTCTCGATCCTTCCATCTTTGTTCGCATCCATAAATCCACCTTGATAAACTTAAATTTCCTTCGGGGATTTTCAAGCCTCGAAGGCAACTACGCAATAATGGATGACGAAACAAAATTGGCTATTTCGCGCAGAAAATACAATGAGTTTAAGGAAGCTGTTTCAAAATATTCCAAATCAATAGAATAG
- a CDS encoding GxxExxY protein: protein MISKTEIEKIGKQIVDAAFEVHSELGPGLLESVYEICLVEELKERGLTVERQVKLPVVYKDKILQKEFIIDILVEKCVIIELKAVEMLLPVHEVQTLTYMKLADMKLGYLINFNVPLIKQGIKRKINGYF from the coding sequence ATGATCTCGAAAACTGAAATAGAAAAGATTGGGAAGCAGATTGTGGATGCTGCCTTTGAAGTGCATTCAGAATTAGGACCCGGTTTACTCGAATCAGTTTATGAAATTTGTTTAGTTGAAGAGTTGAAAGAACGTGGTCTTACTGTTGAGAGGCAGGTTAAATTGCCGGTTGTCTATAAAGACAAGATTCTTCAGAAAGAATTTATCATTGACATATTAGTTGAAAAGTGCGTTATCATTGAGCTGAAAGCAGTTGAAATGTTATTGCCGGTTCACGAGGTACAAACTCTAACCTACATGAAGTTGGCGGACATGAAACTGGGTTATCTAATCAATTTTAATGTACCATTAATCAAACAAGGTATTAAACGAAAAATTAACGGATACTTTTAA
- a CDS encoding histidine kinase, which yields MKRSLLILTLILSIIQLVCGQNPFITNYTIADGLPTNKVFCVLQDENDFMWFGTSAGVVRFDGTSFTRYTTKDGMSYNRIARMKEDIEGRIWCLNIDGSVNFIDKGKVFNEKNAPFLSEIKTDFYYHDLFQDKDSTIYLYNGTGEVSVIKGNRFIDYLPSSLNGTVIFNITRNTNNNLLFWDSNRIVEKRTVDETIEDHPLDFYVARVTISPEGVTYVCDMDGNIHLFQGSRLISKNFVHVDAQVVNDMLIKDEFLWVSTFDNGLYCFKNDSLIFHHEMNKIQNMVLDTQNNLWTSSTTYGVLKINAGILKYQTIEAGEFNEKGVRAIAPSNNDFLWLTNGESIYVFKDRKLFDKKIDVGEYILDQMTQLKDNSLLVSGINTPLYIYKNLRIDQKSNTIKYDYLNKSNIHVKKPVVNPSESIVNFYLNDNLFFRELKNDYPQFRINYTDWGRIRNIFLNYKNNLIVNGNSNYVVSNGQISTDSTYSTFDGKWIASNITIDSTTEVLQIEEADNSELVLIHNDSTYNLISNLYDHISLKVKDLIYYDKTLFLYNQQTVYFISNPTEVIQGKTPVLNRLNITFNNINDLYCHNETLYVASDDGLTLIPVNECVNAVLIPTKPYFSKITLDEKEIDLADGKIKYKSKDRLNIEFSSLNFTSSPSNYAYMLEGVNNDWIIGTEKQVVYLNLKPGHYTFKLKSRKNMEPYSEVIELPITVVPTFFQRIVTRIGALLILALLGFLMVRNYYRHQLREREKDNQLVTLENRALQSMMNPHFIFNSLGSIQKFLLQNKSEEAGAYLSRFARLIRQTMNSIKSNAVLLDDEIERLRNYIELEQFRMENHFDFSIILDKQLQQDDYYIPSMIVQPFVENAIWHGISQLSGQGKITIRFIYVNEKSIRIVIEDNGIGFEKSKAFSKTKNHLNMASNLTQKRIQLIGEKYHVKTQLSYEELYPGETNPGAKISLLVPIVE from the coding sequence GTGAAAAGATCCCTGTTAATACTTACATTAATTTTATCTATCATTCAACTTGTTTGCGGACAAAATCCGTTTATAACAAACTATACAATTGCCGATGGATTGCCCACCAACAAGGTGTTTTGCGTATTGCAGGATGAAAATGATTTTATGTGGTTCGGCACTTCAGCCGGCGTTGTTCGTTTTGATGGTACAAGCTTTACCCGTTACACTACCAAAGACGGGATGAGCTACAACCGCATCGCCCGCATGAAAGAAGATATTGAAGGAAGAATTTGGTGCCTGAACATTGATGGCTCGGTTAATTTTATCGATAAAGGCAAGGTTTTCAATGAGAAGAATGCTCCGTTCCTGAGTGAAATAAAAACCGACTTTTATTACCACGATTTATTTCAAGACAAAGACTCAACCATATACCTATATAATGGCACCGGAGAAGTTTCGGTTATAAAAGGCAATCGTTTTATCGACTATTTACCATCGAGTTTAAACGGAACTGTAATTTTTAATATTACCCGGAACACAAATAATAACCTTCTTTTTTGGGATAGCAACCGGATAGTTGAAAAGCGTACCGTAGATGAAACAATAGAAGACCACCCGCTTGATTTTTATGTTGCACGGGTTACCATATCGCCCGAAGGAGTTACCTATGTATGCGATATGGATGGAAATATTCATCTGTTTCAGGGCTCGCGACTGATCTCGAAAAACTTTGTTCACGTTGATGCCCAGGTGGTAAACGATATGTTGATTAAAGATGAATTCTTATGGGTGTCGACATTCGACAACGGATTGTATTGTTTTAAAAACGACAGCCTGATCTTTCATCATGAAATGAATAAAATTCAAAACATGGTGCTCGATACTCAAAACAATTTATGGACAAGTTCAACTACCTACGGTGTTTTAAAAATAAATGCTGGCATATTAAAATACCAAACTATAGAGGCCGGAGAGTTCAACGAGAAAGGAGTACGAGCAATAGCCCCGTCAAACAACGATTTTTTGTGGCTTACCAATGGCGAATCAATATATGTTTTTAAAGACAGAAAACTATTCGACAAAAAAATAGATGTTGGAGAGTATATACTCGACCAAATGACTCAGCTAAAAGATAATTCGCTGCTGGTAAGTGGCATTAATACGCCGTTGTACATATACAAAAATCTCAGAATCGACCAGAAAAGCAACACCATTAAATACGACTATTTAAACAAGTCGAATATTCATGTTAAGAAACCGGTTGTCAATCCTTCTGAATCGATAGTAAATTTTTATTTAAACGACAATTTATTTTTTCGCGAACTTAAAAACGACTACCCGCAATTTCGCATAAACTATACCGACTGGGGACGAATACGCAATATCTTTCTGAATTACAAAAATAATTTAATTGTAAATGGCAACTCGAACTATGTTGTTTCAAACGGCCAAATTTCGACCGATTCTACTTACAGCACTTTCGATGGAAAATGGATTGCATCGAACATTACAATCGACTCAACCACCGAAGTCCTTCAAATTGAAGAGGCAGACAATTCCGAACTTGTTTTAATACATAACGACAGCACTTACAACCTTATTAGCAATCTCTACGATCATATTAGTCTAAAGGTAAAGGATCTGATTTACTACGATAAAACGCTGTTTCTGTATAACCAGCAAACGGTTTATTTCATTTCAAACCCCACAGAAGTTATCCAAGGCAAAACTCCGGTGCTTAACCGCCTAAATATCACATTCAACAATATTAACGATCTGTATTGCCACAACGAAACTTTATATGTCGCCTCCGACGACGGATTAACACTTATTCCGGTAAACGAATGTGTTAATGCCGTATTGATCCCCACAAAACCTTACTTTTCGAAAATAACACTCGACGAAAAAGAGATAGATTTAGCCGACGGAAAAATCAAATATAAAAGCAAAGACCGCTTAAATATTGAATTTTCGAGTCTTAATTTCACATCATCTCCATCAAACTATGCCTACATGCTCGAAGGCGTAAATAACGATTGGATTATCGGGACAGAAAAACAGGTGGTGTACCTAAACCTAAAACCCGGGCATTATACATTTAAGCTAAAATCGCGAAAAAATATGGAGCCCTACAGCGAAGTAATCGAACTTCCTATTACTGTAGTTCCTACTTTTTTTCAACGAATCGTTACAAGAATAGGAGCACTACTTATTCTGGCGCTATTAGGATTTCTGATGGTGAGAAACTACTACCGCCATCAACTTCGCGAACGCGAAAAAGACAACCAGCTTGTTACACTCGAAAACCGGGCTTTACAATCGATGATGAACCCCCATTTTATCTTCAACTCGCTGGGTTCGATCCAGAAGTTTTTATTGCAGAATAAATCGGAAGAAGCAGGTGCTTACCTTTCGCGGTTTGCTCGTTTGATAAGGCAAACCATGAATTCCATTAAGTCGAACGCAGTTTTACTGGATGATGAAATTGAGCGCCTGAGAAACTATATCGAACTTGAGCAATTCCGAATGGAAAATCATTTTGATTTCAGTATAATTCTCGACAAGCAGTTGCAACAAGACGATTATTACATTCCGTCGATGATTGTACAACCATTTGTTGAAAATGCCATTTGGCACGGCATTTCACAACTTTCGGGACAAGGGAAGATCACCATCCGTTTTATATACGTTAATGAAAAAAGTATCCGGATAGTAATTGAAGATAATGGCATTGGCTTCGAAAAATCAAAAGCATTCTCAAAAACAAAAAACCATCTAAACATGGCGTCCAACCTAACACAAAAAAGGATTCAGCTAATTGGCGAAAAATACCATGTAAAAACACAACTTAGCTACGAAGAGCTTTACCCGGGCGAAACAAATCCGGGAGCCAAAATTTCACTCTTAGTGCCCATAGTTGAATAA